In Streptococcus respiraculi, one DNA window encodes the following:
- a CDS encoding SSURE domain-containing protein has translation MANRERYTVFSIRKFKAGVASVLIASGLVIFLGHQTVAQADELLAPQAEAVVSPVNEKTDELIPTTEEQENAADVEKQVAEAETAIQTEAVKKEAESIPAGSGFRAANETTADEEKQADEVKQAVEENINANTEIPASYLEKANADGTGPFLAGVNGIIPFEAFGGDGMLTRALLKEAKDAPWSDNGSDKNEAIPPLKNLSKNSYFYKVALDGEAAGKTGKDLLDILKKTGTNTYGATVNVFGNKNGKADEDNVVATRKVTVKINGLTAVEDVKKAVKENIKAETTLPAAYLEKANADGSGPFLAGVNGTIPFEAFGGDGMLTRLLLKASENAPWSDNGSAMNPALQALESLTNGQYFYQVALDGEAAGKTGKDLLDALKKAGTNTYTATVNVFGNKNGKADEDNVVATRKVKVTINGLTAATDVKKAVEENIKADTEIPAAYLEKANADGSGPFLAGVNGVIPFEAFGGDGMLTRALLKESDKAPWSDNGSAKHPALPPLKNLSKNSYFYKVALDGEAAGKTGKDLLDILKKTGTNTYTATVNVFGNKNGKADEDNVVATRKVKVTINGLTAVEDVKKAVEGNIKEETTVPAAYLEKANADGTGPFLAGVNGTIPFEFFGGDGMLTRLLLKASETAPWSDNGSAMNPALQALESLTNGQYFYQVALDGPATGKTGQELLNALKAAGTHTYTATVKVFGNKDGKADESNVVATRQVSLSIFGFGGSTRKIEKQTEQNQLPTAPAMPNNMVQNSQTPMQENMKAQVDQAHPMTNMKQNTAAMMDDKMMKKELPQTGSESSATLTLIGMALASFAGFALRKKSENE, from the coding sequence ATGGCAAATAGAGAACGATATACAGTATTTTCAATTCGTAAGTTTAAAGCAGGAGTTGCTTCTGTTTTGATTGCTAGTGGATTAGTTATTTTCTTAGGGCATCAGACTGTTGCACAGGCAGACGAACTGCTAGCTCCACAAGCAGAAGCCGTAGTTTCCCCAGTAAATGAGAAAACTGATGAACTTATTCCTACCACAGAAGAACAGGAAAACGCGGCAGATGTAGAAAAACAGGTTGCTGAAGCAGAAACAGCTATTCAGACAGAGGCTGTAAAAAAAGAAGCTGAATCAATCCCAGCTGGAAGCGGATTTAGAGCAGCAAATGAAACAACAGCTGACGAGGAAAAACAAGCTGACGAAGTAAAACAAGCTGTCGAAGAAAACATCAATGCAAACACAGAAATTCCCGCAAGCTATCTTGAAAAAGCCAACGCAGACGGCACAGGTCCATTCCTTGCAGGTGTTAATGGTATTATTCCATTTGAAGCTTTTGGCGGAGACGGTATGTTGACGCGTGCCCTCCTCAAAGAAGCTAAAGATGCTCCATGGTCTGATAATGGTTCAGATAAAAACGAGGCTATTCCTCCTCTTAAAAACCTCAGTAAAAATAGCTATTTCTATAAAGTAGCTCTTGACGGAGAAGCAGCAGGTAAGACTGGTAAAGACTTGCTTGACATATTGAAAAAAACTGGTACGAACACTTATGGTGCAACTGTCAATGTATTTGGAAACAAAAACGGTAAGGCTGACGAAGACAATGTTGTGGCAACTCGCAAAGTAACAGTTAAAATCAATGGCTTAACTGCTGTTGAAGATGTGAAGAAAGCTGTTAAAGAAAATATTAAAGCAGAAACCACTCTACCTGCGGCTTACCTTGAAAAAGCAAATGCCGATGGTTCAGGACCTTTCCTTGCAGGGGTAAATGGAACAATCCCATTTGAAGCCTTCGGTGGAGACGGTATGCTTACTCGCTTGCTCCTTAAAGCATCTGAAAATGCTCCTTGGTCTGATAATGGTTCAGCGATGAACCCAGCTTTACAAGCACTTGAAAGTTTGACAAATGGTCAATACTTCTACCAAGTAGCTCTTGATGGAGAAGCAGCAGGTAAGACTGGTAAAGACTTGCTTGATGCATTGAAAAAAGCTGGTACGAACACTTACACTGCAACAGTCAATGTATTTGGAAACAAAAACGGTAAGGCTGACGAAGACAATGTTGTGGCAACTCGCAAAGTGAAAGTGACAATCAATGGTTTGACTGCCGCAACAGATGTGAAGAAAGCAGTCGAAGAAAATATCAAGGCAGACACAGAAATTCCTGCAGCTTATCTTGAAAAAGCAAATGCAGATGGATCAGGTCCATTCCTTGCTGGTGTTAATGGGGTCATTCCATTTGAAGCCTTTGGTGGCGATGGCATGCTTACTCGTGCCCTTCTGAAAGAATCTGATAAAGCACCATGGTCAGACAATGGCTCTGCTAAACATCCTGCTCTTCCCCCTCTTAAAAACCTCAGTAAAAATAGCTATTTCTATAAAGTAGCTCTTGACGGAGAAGCAGCAGGTAAGACTGGTAAAGACTTGCTTGACATATTGAAAAAAACTGGTACGAACACTTACACTGCAACAGTCAATGTATTTGGAAACAAAAATGGTAAGGCTGACGAAGACAATGTTGTGGCAACTCGCAAAGTGAAAGTGACAATCAATGGCTTGACTGCTGTTGAAGATGTGAAGAAAGCTGTCGAGGGCAATATCAAAGAAGAAACAACAGTTCCAGCAGCCTATCTTGAAAAGGCCAACGCAGACGGCACAGGTCCATTCCTTGCAGGTGTTAATGGAACAATTCCATTTGAATTCTTCGGTGGCGATGGCATGCTCACTCGCTTACTGCTTAAGGCTTCTGAGACAGCTCCATGGTCTGACAACGGTTCAGCGATGAACCCAGCTTTACAAGCACTTGAAAGTTTGACAAATGGTCAATACTTCTACCAAGTAGCCCTTGACGGACCTGCAACTGGCAAAACTGGTCAAGAATTGCTTAACGCATTAAAAGCAGCTGGAACTCATACCTATACTGCAACCGTTAAGGTCTTCGGAAACAAAGACGGTAAAGCTGATGAAAGCAATGTTGTAGCAACTCGCCAAGTATCCCTATCTATATTTGGTTTTGGAGGCTCTACTCGCAAGATAGAAAAACAAACTGAACAAAATCAGCTTCCAACTGCACCAGCCATGCCAAATAACATGGTGCAAAATTCTCAAACTCCTATGCAAGAGAATATGAAGGCTCAAGTAGATCAAGCTCATCCAATGACTAATATGAAACAAAATACAGCAGCAATGATGGATGACAAGATGATGAAAAAAGAGTTGCCACAGACAGGATCAGAAAGTTCAGCTACCCTTACGCTGATTGGAATGGCCTTGGCTAGCTTTGCAGGATTTGCTTTACGTAAAAAATCAGAAAACGAATGA